One genomic window of Microbacterium sp. BH-3-3-3 includes the following:
- the prmC gene encoding peptide chain release factor N(5)-glutamine methyltransferase, whose translation MPETVPAPAPSSVADVVRDTARRFGAAGVPDPQVDAELLVAHVLDSSRGGVQAAAIRGDRMPPPAVAALAPLVDRRCAREPLQHLTGLAPFRSLELAVGPGVFVPRPETEMVAQLAIDALRSVASESPIAVDLGTGSGAIALAMATEVSHARVFAAENSVDAYIWTKQNVARIGARNVTLAFIDLADAFPELDGTVSVVASNPPYVPDDAIPRDPEVRLFDPPAALYGGPDGLDAVRQLSRVGLRLAHPGGSIVIEHGEWQGATIRDILTADGWRAAATHPDLTARDRATTAVRP comes from the coding sequence ATGCCAGAGACCGTCCCCGCCCCCGCCCCGTCGTCGGTCGCCGACGTCGTCCGCGACACCGCCCGGCGCTTCGGTGCAGCCGGAGTCCCCGACCCGCAGGTCGACGCCGAGCTGCTCGTCGCGCACGTGCTCGACTCCTCTCGCGGGGGAGTGCAGGCCGCCGCCATCCGGGGCGATCGGATGCCGCCGCCCGCCGTCGCGGCCCTGGCGCCGCTCGTCGACCGACGCTGCGCGCGCGAACCGCTGCAGCACCTGACGGGGCTCGCGCCCTTCCGCTCCCTGGAACTGGCGGTCGGGCCGGGCGTCTTCGTCCCTCGGCCCGAGACCGAGATGGTGGCGCAACTGGCGATCGACGCGTTGCGCTCCGTGGCATCCGAGAGTCCGATCGCCGTCGACCTCGGCACCGGCAGCGGCGCGATCGCGCTCGCGATGGCCACCGAGGTGTCGCACGCGCGGGTCTTCGCGGCCGAGAACTCGGTCGACGCCTACATCTGGACGAAGCAGAACGTCGCCCGCATCGGCGCGCGCAACGTCACGCTCGCCTTCATCGACCTCGCCGACGCGTTCCCCGAGCTCGACGGCACGGTGTCGGTCGTGGCATCCAACCCGCCCTACGTGCCCGACGACGCGATTCCCCGCGACCCGGAGGTGCGGTTGTTCGATCCGCCGGCGGCGCTCTACGGCGGACCCGACGGATTGGATGCCGTTCGACAGCTGAGCCGGGTGGGTCTGCGTCTCGCCCACCCCGGCGGCTCGATCGTCATCGAGCACGGCGAGTGGCAGGGAGCGACCATCCGCGACATCCTCACCGCAGATGGCTGGCGCGCGGCGGCGACGCACCCCGACCTCACCGCCCGGGACCGCGCGACGACGGCCGTACGCCCCTGA
- the prfA gene encoding peptide chain release factor 1 — MFESVRSLLDEHKAVQEELSDPAVHADAVRAKRVNRRYAELSRIVHAYESWVTASDDLEAARELAREDQAFADEVPALEERVVETQERLRRLLIPRDPDDARDVIMEIKGGEGGAESALFAADLLRMYLQYAASMGWKTEMLERTESDLGGYKDVQVAIKGSSSDPAQGVWAHLKYEGGVHRVQRVPATESQGRIHTSTTGVLVFPEVDAPEEVGIDPNDLKIDVFRSSGPGGQSVNTTDSAVRITHVPTGIVVSMQNEKSQLQNREAGMRVLRARLLAKQQEERDAVAADARKSQIRGMDRSERIRTYNFPENRIADHRTGYKAYNLDQVMDGALGPIIESAITADEEARLTALAGE; from the coding sequence ATGTTCGAGTCGGTGCGCAGCCTGCTCGACGAGCACAAGGCCGTTCAGGAGGAGCTCTCCGACCCGGCCGTGCACGCCGATGCGGTGCGCGCGAAACGGGTCAACCGGCGCTACGCCGAGCTCAGCCGCATCGTGCACGCGTACGAGTCCTGGGTCACGGCATCCGACGATCTGGAAGCCGCCCGGGAGCTCGCCCGTGAGGACCAGGCGTTCGCCGACGAGGTGCCGGCACTGGAGGAGCGCGTCGTCGAGACGCAGGAGCGTCTTCGGCGCCTTCTCATCCCGCGCGATCCCGACGACGCCCGCGACGTGATCATGGAGATCAAGGGCGGTGAGGGCGGGGCCGAGAGCGCCCTCTTCGCCGCCGACCTGCTGCGCATGTACCTGCAGTACGCGGCATCGATGGGGTGGAAGACCGAGATGCTCGAGCGCACCGAGTCAGACCTCGGCGGCTATAAGGACGTGCAGGTCGCGATCAAGGGGTCGTCGAGCGACCCCGCGCAGGGTGTGTGGGCGCACCTGAAGTACGAGGGCGGCGTGCACCGCGTGCAGCGGGTGCCGGCCACCGAGTCGCAGGGGCGCATCCACACCTCGACGACCGGCGTGCTGGTGTTCCCCGAGGTCGACGCGCCCGAAGAGGTCGGGATCGACCCCAACGACCTGAAGATCGACGTGTTCCGCTCGTCGGGACCGGGCGGCCAGTCGGTCAACACGACCGATTCGGCCGTGCGCATCACGCACGTGCCGACGGGGATCGTCGTGTCGATGCAGAACGAGAAGTCGCAGCTGCAGAACCGCGAGGCCGGTATGCGCGTCCTGCGCGCCCGCCTGCTCGCCAAGCAGCAGGAGGAGCGCGACGCGGTCGCCGCCGACGCGCGCAAGTCGCAGATCCGCGGCATGGACCGCTCCGAGCGCATCCGCACCTACAACTTCCCCGAGAACCGCATCGCCGACCACCGCACCGGGTACAAGGCCTACAACCTCGACCAGGTGATGGACGGCGCCCTCGGCCCGATCATCGAGTCGGCCATCACGGCCGACGAAGAGGCACGTCTGACGGCACTGGCCGGCGAGTGA
- the atpB gene encoding F0F1 ATP synthase subunit A, with product MTQANTIAHIVADANTFHPPSISDFFPPELLFAGTPFAVTRITVVQLLATAVMVLIIVVGTRRMTVVPGRFQSVMELGFGFIREQIAFQVLGEKDGKRFLPLLTAMFFTILALNLTGVIPGLNIPGTSVAGAPLVFALTAYVAFVYAGIRRHGVGHFLKNSLVPSGVPVYLVPIIAIVELISVFIARPVSLFLRLLLNMIVGHLMLVLFFSATQFFFFSFNLLTPLAAGTLALGFAFTLFEVFVALLQAYVFTILTAVYIQLAVAEEH from the coding sequence TTGACTCAGGCGAATACGATCGCGCACATCGTTGCTGACGCGAACACATTCCACCCCCCGTCCATCTCGGACTTCTTCCCGCCCGAACTGCTGTTCGCCGGGACGCCGTTCGCGGTCACGCGCATCACCGTCGTGCAGCTGCTCGCCACCGCGGTGATGGTCCTCATCATCGTCGTCGGCACGCGCCGCATGACCGTCGTGCCCGGTCGCTTCCAGAGCGTGATGGAGCTCGGCTTCGGGTTCATCCGCGAGCAGATCGCCTTCCAGGTCCTCGGCGAGAAGGACGGCAAGCGCTTCCTTCCGCTGCTGACCGCGATGTTCTTCACGATCCTCGCGCTCAACCTCACCGGCGTCATCCCCGGACTCAACATCCCGGGTACCTCGGTGGCCGGAGCACCGCTGGTCTTCGCCCTGACCGCGTACGTCGCATTCGTCTACGCGGGCATCCGGCGCCACGGCGTGGGTCACTTCCTGAAGAACTCGCTCGTGCCGAGCGGTGTGCCGGTCTACCTCGTGCCGATCATCGCGATCGTCGAGCTGATCTCGGTCTTCATCGCACGGCCCGTGTCGCTCTTCCTCCGACTGCTGCTGAACATGATCGTCGGGCACCTCATGCTCGTCCTGTTCTTCTCGGCCACCCAGTTCTTCTTCTTCAGCTTCAACCTGCTCACGCCTCTCGCTGCGGGAACGCTGGCCCTCGGGTTCGCGTTCACCCTCTTCGAGGTGTTCGTGGCGCTGCTGCAGGCCTACGTCTTCACGATCCTCACCGCGGTCTACATCCAGCTCGCGGTGGCGGAAGAGCACTGA
- a CDS encoding amidase, producing the protein MTRLHDLSLAAQVAALRAGDLSPTDLAAHYLARIRRFADLGAFAEVTPDAAIRRAGEVAASPARGPLWGIPLADKDLVARAGVPTRYGSRSRTHLVPSTSDPLAEALDAAGAVNLGKTSTSEFGLTGFTEPLIHAPARDPWRLSAGAGGSSGGAAVAVAAGLLPAAVGSDGGGSIRIPSATTGVVGLKPSRGRLPIGSGFDSPDGLSVTGPIARSVEDAALLLDALVGLGPFTYATAAPGTGPFVDAARRDPGPLRIGVTTVSPWDDDENITLDPDARSAYDTAAAWLADAGHDVEDADWHPFGYASLFHVLWRASAARIPLSDDDMTLVEPLTAWLVREGRRLSSLDLLGGLASARAFERRTIADFAAFDAVLTPALAQAPQPVGSYAGHDPERTFAMQVEYAPYSSFVNVAGLPALTLPVTTDAAGHPVSVQLVGRPGGEAELLSLAAQLEGRRGALPHPPVWDA; encoded by the coding sequence ATGACGCGGCTGCACGATCTCTCCCTCGCCGCGCAGGTCGCAGCGCTGCGCGCGGGCGATCTCTCGCCCACCGACCTCGCCGCCCACTACCTCGCCCGCATCCGGCGGTTCGCGGATCTGGGGGCGTTCGCCGAGGTGACCCCGGATGCCGCGATCCGCCGAGCCGGAGAGGTCGCGGCCTCCCCCGCCCGGGGTCCGCTGTGGGGGATCCCCCTCGCCGACAAGGACCTCGTCGCCCGCGCCGGGGTGCCGACGCGGTACGGCTCGCGCTCCCGCACCCATCTCGTCCCCTCGACGTCCGATCCGCTGGCCGAGGCGCTCGACGCCGCGGGCGCGGTGAACCTCGGCAAGACGAGCACGTCCGAGTTCGGCCTCACCGGCTTCACCGAACCCCTCATCCACGCGCCGGCCCGCGATCCCTGGCGCCTCTCGGCGGGCGCGGGCGGTTCGAGCGGCGGGGCCGCCGTCGCGGTCGCCGCGGGGCTGCTGCCCGCCGCGGTGGGGTCCGACGGCGGCGGATCGATCCGTATCCCGTCGGCGACGACGGGCGTCGTCGGGCTCAAGCCCTCGCGCGGACGGCTGCCGATCGGCTCGGGCTTCGATTCCCCCGACGGGCTGTCGGTCACCGGCCCGATCGCGCGCAGCGTCGAAGATGCGGCACTGCTGCTGGACGCCCTGGTGGGACTCGGTCCGTTCACCTACGCCACGGCCGCCCCCGGCACCGGCCCGTTCGTCGACGCCGCACGGCGCGACCCGGGCCCGCTCCGCATCGGCGTCACCACGGTCTCGCCGTGGGACGACGACGAGAACATCACCCTCGATCCCGATGCACGCTCGGCCTACGACACGGCCGCCGCCTGGCTCGCCGACGCCGGGCACGACGTCGAGGACGCCGACTGGCATCCGTTCGGCTACGCGTCGCTCTTCCACGTGCTGTGGCGCGCGAGCGCCGCGCGCATCCCTCTCAGCGACGACGACATGACACTGGTCGAGCCGCTGACGGCGTGGCTCGTGCGCGAGGGGCGCCGACTGTCGTCGCTCGACCTGCTGGGAGGTCTCGCCTCGGCGCGCGCCTTCGAACGGCGCACGATCGCCGACTTCGCCGCGTTCGACGCGGTGCTCACCCCCGCGTTGGCGCAGGCTCCCCAGCCCGTGGGCTCCTACGCGGGGCACGATCCCGAACGCACTTTCGCGATGCAGGTCGAGTACGCGCCGTACTCGAGCTTCGTCAACGTCGCAGGGCTCCCAGCCCTGACGCTGCCGGTGACGACGGACGCCGCCGGGCACCCCGTCTCGGTGCAACTCGTCGGTCGCCCCGGCGGCGAAGCCGAGCTGCTGTCGCTCGCCGCTCAGCTCGAGGGCCGACGCGGAGCGCTCCCCCACCCGCCGGTATGGGACGCGTGA
- the cysK gene encoding cysteine synthase A: MPGIHSDITSAFGDTPLVRLNRVAEGTDAQILAKLEFYNPASSVKDRLGIAIVDAAEASGELKPGGTIVESTSGNTGIALAMVGAARGYKVILTMPASMSKERRILLKAFGADLVLTDPTKGMSHAVDEAKRIVAETPGAVWARQFENEANPAIHRKTTAEEILRDTDGKVDYFVAGIGTGGTITGVGQVLKERVPGVQIVAVEPADSPVLTKGHPGPHKIQGIGPNFVPAILDRDIIDEVIDVEFDDAIRLARETAAKDGILVGMSSGAAIWAALEVARRPEAAGKNIVVIIPSYGERYLSTALYEHLRED, from the coding sequence ATGCCCGGCATCCACTCCGACATCACCTCTGCGTTCGGCGACACGCCACTCGTACGACTGAACCGCGTGGCGGAGGGTACCGACGCGCAGATCCTCGCCAAGCTCGAGTTCTACAACCCGGCCTCCAGCGTGAAGGACCGCCTGGGCATCGCCATCGTCGACGCGGCCGAAGCCTCGGGCGAGCTGAAGCCGGGCGGCACGATCGTCGAGTCCACCAGCGGGAACACCGGCATCGCCCTCGCGATGGTGGGCGCCGCCCGCGGGTACAAGGTCATCCTGACGATGCCGGCGTCGATGTCGAAAGAGCGTCGCATCCTGCTCAAGGCCTTCGGCGCCGACCTCGTGCTGACCGACCCCACCAAGGGCATGTCGCACGCCGTCGACGAGGCCAAGCGCATCGTGGCCGAGACTCCGGGAGCCGTCTGGGCTCGCCAGTTCGAGAACGAGGCGAACCCGGCGATCCACCGCAAGACGACGGCCGAAGAGATCCTGCGCGACACCGACGGCAAGGTCGACTACTTCGTGGCCGGCATCGGCACGGGCGGCACGATCACGGGCGTCGGCCAGGTGCTCAAAGAGCGCGTGCCCGGCGTGCAGATCGTCGCCGTCGAGCCGGCCGACTCCCCCGTCCTCACCAAGGGCCACCCCGGCCCCCACAAGATCCAGGGCATCGGTCCCAACTTCGTGCCCGCGATCCTCGACCGCGACATCATCGACGAGGTCATCGACGTCGAGTTCGACGACGCGATCCGTCTGGCCCGCGAGACCGCGGCCAAAGACGGCATCCTGGTCGGCATGTCGTCGGGTGCCGCCATCTGGGCGGCTCTCGAAGTGGCCCGCCGCCCCGAAGCCGCCGGCAAGAACATCGTCGTGATCATCCCCTCGTACGGCGAGCGGTACCTCTCGACGGCCCTGTACGAGCACCTGCGCGAAGACTGA
- a CDS encoding MraY family glycosyltransferase yields MTQYLLTILFTAAVTLALSWVVWKLALRFKLYPGIRDRDVHKTPTPRLGGVAMFLGVVAAFALSSRNPYFSIFWTDPVPVLSLLGAVLLIVLVGVADDLWDLDWMIKLGAQFIAAGIIAWFGQLQILSLPIGALTVGSSWVSFLLTVFALVVVMNAVNFIDGLNGLVAGVCLIANGVFFAYSYLLVRDTGASTYFNLASFIAAVLVGACLGFLPMNWTPAKLFMGDAGALMLGLLMASSAIAITGQLDPAVLDPEKIGRSQLLGAFIPILLPVVIVLLPLLDFGLAVARRQWAGRSPFSPDRKHLHHRMLDMGHTDRDAVLIFYSWTAVVSLAFLLMYIGTQQSWPGDYAFGIVFGIVGVAACVVLTLLPSRRFARRPVREEPS; encoded by the coding sequence GTGACCCAGTACCTTCTCACCATCCTCTTCACGGCAGCGGTGACGCTGGCGCTGTCGTGGGTGGTGTGGAAGCTCGCCCTGCGGTTCAAGCTGTACCCCGGGATCCGCGATCGCGACGTGCACAAGACGCCGACTCCGCGCCTGGGCGGGGTGGCGATGTTCCTCGGCGTCGTGGCCGCCTTCGCACTGTCGAGCCGCAACCCCTACTTCTCGATCTTCTGGACCGACCCGGTTCCGGTGCTCTCGCTGCTCGGTGCGGTGCTGCTGATCGTCCTCGTCGGTGTCGCCGACGACCTGTGGGACCTGGACTGGATGATCAAGCTCGGCGCGCAGTTCATCGCCGCCGGGATCATCGCCTGGTTCGGCCAGTTGCAGATCCTCTCGCTGCCGATCGGCGCCCTCACGGTCGGGTCGAGCTGGGTGAGTTTCCTGCTCACCGTCTTCGCCCTCGTCGTCGTCATGAACGCCGTGAACTTCATCGACGGGCTCAACGGTCTGGTCGCGGGGGTCTGCCTCATCGCGAACGGGGTCTTCTTCGCGTACTCGTACCTGCTCGTGCGCGACACCGGCGCCAGCACCTACTTCAACCTGGCGTCGTTCATCGCGGCGGTGCTGGTGGGGGCCTGTCTCGGGTTCCTCCCGATGAACTGGACGCCCGCCAAGCTCTTCATGGGCGACGCCGGGGCGCTCATGCTCGGTCTGCTCATGGCGAGCTCGGCCATCGCGATCACCGGGCAGCTCGACCCCGCCGTGCTCGACCCCGAGAAGATCGGGCGATCGCAATTGCTGGGTGCGTTCATCCCCATCCTGCTGCCGGTCGTGATCGTGCTGCTTCCCCTTCTCGACTTCGGGCTCGCCGTCGCGCGGCGCCAATGGGCCGGACGCTCGCCGTTCTCGCCCGACCGCAAGCACCTGCACCATCGCATGCTCGACATGGGTCACACCGATCGCGACGCCGTGCTCATCTTCTACAGCTGGACCGCCGTGGTGAGCCTGGCGTTCCTGCTCATGTACATCGGCACCCAGCAGAGCTGGCCCGGCGACTACGCCTTCGGCATCGTCTTCGGCATCGTCGGCGTCGCCGCCTGCGTGGTGCTCACCCTGCTTCCGTCCCGGCGCTTCGCGCGTCGCCCCGTCCGTGAGGAACCGTCATGA
- a CDS encoding F0F1 ATP synthase subunit B, with amino-acid sequence MLQALVTVAAEEGSSGNPLLPAVYDIVWSLVCFIIIAFVVWRIALPRVGAVLDQRSTAIEGNIAKADEAQRKAEAALEEYTAQLAAARKEAGEIRESAREDGRKIVNEAKDTASLEAARLTAAAHTQIEAERQTALVSLRAEVGTLAVDLAGNVIGESLSDDAKAQAVVDRFLADLEASEKAAK; translated from the coding sequence ATGCTTCAGGCTCTTGTCACGGTCGCAGCCGAGGAAGGCTCCAGCGGTAACCCGCTGCTGCCCGCTGTCTACGACATCGTTTGGTCGCTCGTCTGCTTCATCATCATCGCCTTCGTCGTGTGGCGCATCGCGCTTCCGCGCGTCGGCGCGGTGCTGGATCAGCGCAGCACGGCCATCGAGGGCAACATCGCGAAGGCCGACGAGGCTCAGCGCAAGGCCGAGGCCGCTCTCGAGGAGTACACCGCGCAGCTCGCCGCCGCTCGCAAAGAGGCCGGCGAGATCCGCGAGTCCGCTCGTGAAGACGGTCGCAAGATCGTCAACGAGGCCAAGGACACCGCGTCTCTCGAAGCGGCTCGTCTGACCGCCGCGGCGCACACGCAGATCGAGGCCGAGCGTCAGACCGCTCTGGTGTCGCTGCGCGCCGAGGTGGGCACGCTCGCCGTCGACCTCGCCGGCAACGTCATCGGGGAGTCCCTCTCCGACGACGCGAAGGCGCAGGCCGTGGTCGACCGCTTCCTGGCCGACCTCGAGGCATCCGAGAAGGCGGCCAAGTAA
- a CDS encoding L-threonylcarbamoyladenylate synthase, whose translation MSPVYDCRDESQLLPGMRHARQAIGRGELVVLPTDTVYGIAADAFNARAVAGLLEAKGRGRQQPPPVLVAGVGTLRALVAEIPPAVDDLVREFWPGGLTIVLPAQPSLSWDLGDTHGTVAVRMPAHKLTLELLEETGPLAVSSANRTGMPAAVNIDSARDMLGDSVAAYLDAGVSETGIASTIVDATTLVGGAEPRVRVLREGAISRERLREVLGDLLEPDPVDDRDVTPSAPVSFDTPSSSDPAPRADAHETPDSEAPGP comes from the coding sequence ATGTCACCCGTCTACGACTGCCGTGACGAGTCGCAGCTGCTTCCCGGAATGCGCCACGCGCGTCAGGCGATCGGCCGAGGCGAACTCGTCGTGCTCCCCACCGACACCGTCTACGGAATCGCCGCCGACGCGTTCAATGCGCGCGCCGTCGCGGGACTCCTCGAGGCGAAGGGCCGCGGCCGCCAGCAGCCGCCGCCCGTGCTCGTCGCCGGCGTCGGGACGCTCCGCGCCCTCGTCGCCGAGATCCCGCCCGCGGTCGACGACCTCGTGCGTGAGTTCTGGCCGGGAGGTCTGACCATCGTGCTGCCCGCGCAGCCCTCGCTGTCGTGGGATCTCGGCGACACGCACGGCACCGTGGCCGTGCGCATGCCGGCCCACAAGCTCACCCTCGAACTGCTCGAAGAGACCGGTCCCCTCGCCGTCTCGAGCGCCAACCGCACCGGCATGCCCGCCGCCGTGAACATCGACTCCGCGCGCGACATGCTCGGCGACAGTGTCGCGGCCTACCTCGACGCCGGGGTGAGCGAGACCGGCATCGCCTCGACCATCGTCGACGCGACCACCCTGGTCGGGGGAGCGGAGCCCCGGGTGCGCGTGCTGCGCGAGGGGGCGATCTCGCGCGAGCGCCTGCGCGAGGTGCTCGGCGACCTGCTCGAGCCCGACCCGGTCGACGACCGCGACGTGACCCCGTCCGCTCCCGTGTCGTTCGACACCCCCTCGTCGTCCGACCCCGCGCCGCGGGCCGACGCTCACGAGACCCCGGATTCCGAGGCGCCGGGTCCGTGA
- the epsC gene encoding serine O-acetyltransferase EpsC has product MGAISRIREDVAAAKLRDPAARSGLEIALLYPGLHAVWMHRVSHRLWRQGLRFPARALSQVTRWFTGIEIHPGATIGRRFFIDHGMGVVVGETAEVGDDVMLYHGVTLGGRQREGGKRHPTLHDGVAVGAGAKVLGPITLGAHSVVGANAVVTRDAPAGSVLVGVPATARSRRSGEDTRALLTAPEYSI; this is encoded by the coding sequence GTGGGGGCCATCTCCCGCATCCGCGAAGACGTCGCCGCCGCCAAACTCCGTGATCCGGCAGCCCGGAGCGGGCTCGAGATCGCCCTGCTGTACCCGGGCCTGCACGCGGTGTGGATGCACCGCGTCTCGCACCGCCTGTGGCGACAGGGCCTGCGCTTCCCGGCGCGGGCCCTGTCGCAGGTGACCCGGTGGTTCACCGGCATCGAGATCCACCCGGGCGCCACGATCGGCCGACGCTTCTTCATCGACCACGGCATGGGTGTCGTCGTCGGCGAGACGGCCGAGGTCGGCGACGACGTGATGCTGTATCACGGGGTCACGCTCGGCGGTCGTCAGCGCGAGGGCGGCAAACGGCATCCCACCCTGCACGACGGCGTCGCCGTCGGAGCCGGAGCGAAGGTGCTCGGCCCGATCACCCTGGGTGCGCACTCCGTCGTCGGGGCCAACGCCGTCGTGACGCGCGACGCCCCCGCCGGCAGCGTGCTGGTCGGTGTTCCGGCCACGGCGCGTTCGCGACGGAGCGGCGAAGACACGCGCGCCCTGCTGACCGCGCCCGAGTACTCGATCTGA
- the atpE gene encoding F0F1 ATP synthase subunit C, translating to MDATTILAQVTGNIATVGYGLAAIGPAIGLGIMIGKTIESTARQPELAGRLQTTMFIGVAFIEILALIGIATPFIFGAL from the coding sequence GTGGACGCAACGACGATTCTCGCTCAGGTCACGGGCAACATCGCGACCGTGGGCTACGGTCTCGCTGCCATCGGCCCGGCCATCGGTCTCGGCATCATGATCGGCAAGACCATCGAGTCGACCGCCCGTCAGCCCGAGCTCGCCGGCCGCCTGCAGACCACCATGTTCATCGGTGTCGCATTCATCGAGATCCTCGCGCTGATCGGCATCGCCACGCCCTTCATCTTCGGCGCGCTCTGA